One region of Drosophila kikkawai strain 14028-0561.14 chromosome 2R, DkikHiC1v2, whole genome shotgun sequence genomic DNA includes:
- the LOC108078303 gene encoding oxysterol-binding protein-related protein 9 isoform X1, with protein MASTTGSAPSLGAGSASGGAAGLSASPGTLEGTLSKWTNVMKGWQYRFFVLDENAGLLSYYTSKEKMMKGVRRGCVRLKDALIGIDDQEDNTFTITVDHKTFHFQARHSEEREQWVRRLEDTIRRHANRSRLWDTAAGIGAGAAGGGGVGGRRPNHLELLARRVSEADAYLQLMIEQTDLLDKRIAELTDPTEQAKCKALQDNASAMLDHIKHSIVSLQIAKNMAHPINGIYNGPPATASTSSSASGAATTGSNNNLQSGGLKVPLEGLVTVIGKGEPGDDEDDSATENATTAPLGLVVPETSYSSSEGEEDFYDAYDDPFTSLGSSPIGCTTRGFAETTSPTHEKGQDGFANAEALPPTESVAPQSLPEIEESLADADVSIKTARTAASSRSASYDNGIDYDALYEEEEDTDLSMEAHGSMITHLLSQVKIGMDLTKVVLPTFILERRSLLEMYADYFAHPDLFVKISELDDPRDRIVQVCRWYMSAYHAGRKSAVAKKPYNPILGEVFQCHWDLPGETHDAQEVRDGPVPWCRRDQLTFLAEQVSHHPPISAFYAEHYNKKITFAAHVWTKSKFLGLSIGVHNIGEGVVTLVDRSEEYIVTFPNGYGRSILTVPWIELGGSVEIKCPQTGYYANVEFLTKPFYGGKRNKVSAEVYAPSEKKPFVSIAGEWSGLMEAKWHDKNKTEVFVDVNRIPIFKKQVRPIVEQDEYESRRVWKEVTAGLKFNDIERATNAKFVVEQHQRDQAKVRKEYDLAWEHKHFKPVGDNWIYAKPLSQRMYLQEKEAKR; from the exons TCGAAGGAGAAGATGATGAAAGGCGTGAGGCGGGGCTGTGTGCGCTTGAAGGATGCCCTGATCGGGATAGATGACCAGGAGGATAACACTTTCACCATCACCGTGGATCACAAGACCTTCCACTTTCAG GCGCGACACAGCGAGGAGCGAGAGCAGTGGGTTCgccgactggaggacaccatTCGTCGCCACGCGAATCGTTCGCGTCTGTGGGACACTGCGGCCGGAATCGGAGCCGGAGCCgcaggaggaggcggagtCGGGGGCAGGCGACCCAACCACCTGGAGCTGCTGGCGCGTCGCGTCTCCGAGGCGGACGCCTACCTCCAGCTGATGATTGAGCAGACGGAT ttgCTGGACAAACGAATCGCGGAGCTGACCGATCCGACGGAGCAGGCCAAGTGCAAGGCGCTGCAGGACAACGCGAGT GCCATGTTGGATCACATCAAGCACTCGATTGTTAGCCTGCAGATTGCCAAGAACATGGCCCATCCCATTAATGGAATCTACAACGGGCCACCGGCCACTGCCTCGACCAGCTCCTCGGCCAGTGGAGCTGCCACCAcgggcagcaacaacaacctgcAGTCGGGTGGACTCAAGGTGCCCCTGGAGGGCCTTGTGACTGTCATCGGTAAGGGCGAGCCCGGCGACGATGAGGACGATTCGGCCACTGAAAACG CCACCACCGCTCCGCTGGGCCTGGTTGTGCCGGAGACCTCCTATTCGAGCAGCGAGGGCGAGGAGGACTTCTACGATGCCTACGACGATCCCTTCACCAGCCTTGGCAGCTCCCCGATTGGCTG CACAACGCGCGGCTTCGCGGAAACCACATCGCCCACCCACGAAAAGGGACAGGATGGCTTCGCCAATGCCGAGGCCTTGCCACCGACTGAATCGGTTGCACCCCAGTCGCTGCCCGAGATCGAGGAGAGTCTGGCCGATGCGGATGTCAGCATTAAGACGGCCAGAACCGCAGCGAGCTCCCGCAGTGCCAGCTACGACAACGGAATCGACTATGACGCCCTTTacgaggaagaggaggacACGGACCTCAGCATGGAGGCTCATGGCTCGATGATCACGCACTTGTTGTCGCAGGTGAAGATTGGCATGGACCTAACCAAGGTGGTGCTGCCCACCTTCATCCTGGAGCGCCGCTCCCTGCTGGAGATGTACGCCGATTACTTTGCCCATCCGGACCTGTTTGTGAA AATCTCGGAGTTGGACGATCCACGCGATAGAATCGTCCAGGTCTGCCGCTGGTATATGAGTGCCTACCATGCTGGCCGCAAGAGCGCGGTGGCCAAGAAGCCGTATAATCCCATCCTGGGTGAAGTCTTTCAGTGCCATTGGGACCTTCCGG GCGAGACCCATGATGCCCAGGAGGTGCGCGATGGCCCCGTGCCTTGGTGCCGGCGGGATCAACTCACCTTTTTAGCGGAACAGGTGTCGCACCATCCGCCAA TTTCTGCCTTCTACGCGGAGCACTACAACAAGAAGATCACGTTCGCTGCTCATGTTTGGACCAAATCCAAGTTCTTGGGCCTCTCGATTGGCGTGCACAACATCGGCGAGGGCGTGGTCACTCTGGTGGATCGCAGCGAGGAATACATAGTGACCTTTCCCAATGGTTATGGCAG GTCCATTTTAACGGTGCCTTGGATTGAGCTGGGCGGCTCGGTGGAGATCAAGTGCCCGCAGACGGGCTACTATGCCAACGTGGAGTTCCTCACGAAGCCCTTCTACGGTGGCAAGCGCAACAAGGTCTCGGCCGAG GTCTATGCGCCCAGCGAGAAGAAGCCCTTCGTCTCGATTGCCGGCGAGTGGAGCGGCCTGATGGAGGCCAAGTGGCACGACAAGAAT AAAACCGAAGTATTCGTCGACGTAAATCGCATACCCATATTTAAGAAACAAGTTCGACCAATCGTTGAGCAGGATGAGTACGAATCGCGACGAGTCTGGAAGGAAGTGACAGCGGGACTCAA GTTCAACGACATCGAGCGAGCCACCAATGCCAAATTTGTGGTGGAGCAGCACCAGCGCGACCAGGCAAAGGTGCGCAAGGAGTACGACCTGGCCTGGGAGCACAAG CACTTCAAGCCTGTGGGCGACAACTGGATCTACGCCAAGCCGCTGAGCCAGCGCATGTATCTGCAGGAGAAGGAGGCCAAGAGATAA
- the LOC108078304 gene encoding uncharacterized protein produces MEKKVLLDPGSHSIDDVLVHFEAYKRTRRQEQREFEQQLKNLSLNANCEELNADMEVLRAGLHKLHKQQERLQQLWELNAIDPAPLEAEVCEPQKEDPDEKPDQLEVANGESQCVYHNCQRRIDNQLLLLHYLCDHNQADSYCLSVLEGERAVLSFQPQSCVSRVNKVLGLLAYGGQLEQQLGVTQGRRKFYNAFLPDQHTHLETHIPVVVLICQTAALSVLESKKFELPDSQRDTIFVIWLVTPSDCHRLNATLSLCGRDAAARTGTVIGVRQVNDCQDTACFVTVDANYWRLTYTEMERLSNQFRDELHLEIGLTEPKN; encoded by the coding sequence ATGGAGAAAAAGGTGCTCCTCGACCCTGGCTCGCACAGCATCGACGACGTGCTCGTCCACTTCGAGGCCTACAAGAGGACCCGTCGCCAGGAGCAGCGGGAGTTCGAGCAGCAGCTGAAGAACTTGAGCTTGAATGCTAACTGCGAAGAGCTCAACGCGGACATGGAGGTCCTGCGGGCGGGGTTGCACAAGCTGCACAAGCAACAGGAGCGCCTGCAGCAGCTATGGGAGCTCAACGCCATTGATCCGGCCCCTTTGGAGGCAGAAGTTTGTGAGCCTCAAAAAGAAGACCCAGACGAGAAGCCGGACCAGCTGGAAGTCGCCAACGGGGAGAGCCAGTGCGTCTATCACAACTGCCAGCGGCGCATCGATAAccagctgttgctgctacACTACCTATGCGACCACAACCAGGCGGACTCCTATTGCCTGTCGGTGCTGGAGGGCGAGCGGGCGGTGCTCTCCTTCCAGCCGCAGAGCTGTGTCTCGCGGGTCAACAAAGTGCTGGGCCTGCTGGCCTACGGTGGCCAGTTGGAGCAACAGCTCGGAGTGACTCAGGGTCGGCGGAAATTCTACAACGCCTTCCTGCCCGACCAGCACACGCACCTGGAGACCCACATCCCGGTCGTGGTGCTCATCTGCCAAACAGCGGCGCTTTCGGTTCTGGAAAGCAAGAAATTCGAGCTGCCGGATAGCCAGAGGGATACGATCTTCGTCATCTGGCTGGTGACGCCTAGTGACTGTCATCGGCTCAATGCCACGCTCAGCCTGTGCGGCAGAGACGCCGCTGCCCGCACCGGCACCGTGATAGGTGTTCGCCAGGTTAATGACTGCCAGGACACCGCTTGCTTTGTTACCGTGGACGCGAACTACTGGCGGCTGACGTACACCGAAATGGAGCGGCTCTCGAACCAATTCCGCGACGAGCTGCACCTGGAGATCGGGCTCACGGAGCCAAAGAACTAA
- the LOC108078303 gene encoding oxysterol-binding protein-related protein 9 isoform X2 has translation MFKKWVRRVSLSTTRGFAETTSPTHEKGQDGFANAEALPPTESVAPQSLPEIEESLADADVSIKTARTAASSRSASYDNGIDYDALYEEEEDTDLSMEAHGSMITHLLSQVKIGMDLTKVVLPTFILERRSLLEMYADYFAHPDLFVKISELDDPRDRIVQVCRWYMSAYHAGRKSAVAKKPYNPILGEVFQCHWDLPGETHDAQEVRDGPVPWCRRDQLTFLAEQVSHHPPISAFYAEHYNKKITFAAHVWTKSKFLGLSIGVHNIGEGVVTLVDRSEEYIVTFPNGYGRSILTVPWIELGGSVEIKCPQTGYYANVEFLTKPFYGGKRNKVSAEVYAPSEKKPFVSIAGEWSGLMEAKWHDKNKTEVFVDVNRIPIFKKQVRPIVEQDEYESRRVWKEVTAGLKFNDIERATNAKFVVEQHQRDQAKVRKEYDLAWEHKHFKPVGDNWIYAKPLSQRMYLQEKEAKR, from the exons ATGTTCAAGAAGTGGGTGCGACGTGTGAGCCTGAG CACAACGCGCGGCTTCGCGGAAACCACATCGCCCACCCACGAAAAGGGACAGGATGGCTTCGCCAATGCCGAGGCCTTGCCACCGACTGAATCGGTTGCACCCCAGTCGCTGCCCGAGATCGAGGAGAGTCTGGCCGATGCGGATGTCAGCATTAAGACGGCCAGAACCGCAGCGAGCTCCCGCAGTGCCAGCTACGACAACGGAATCGACTATGACGCCCTTTacgaggaagaggaggacACGGACCTCAGCATGGAGGCTCATGGCTCGATGATCACGCACTTGTTGTCGCAGGTGAAGATTGGCATGGACCTAACCAAGGTGGTGCTGCCCACCTTCATCCTGGAGCGCCGCTCCCTGCTGGAGATGTACGCCGATTACTTTGCCCATCCGGACCTGTTTGTGAA AATCTCGGAGTTGGACGATCCACGCGATAGAATCGTCCAGGTCTGCCGCTGGTATATGAGTGCCTACCATGCTGGCCGCAAGAGCGCGGTGGCCAAGAAGCCGTATAATCCCATCCTGGGTGAAGTCTTTCAGTGCCATTGGGACCTTCCGG GCGAGACCCATGATGCCCAGGAGGTGCGCGATGGCCCCGTGCCTTGGTGCCGGCGGGATCAACTCACCTTTTTAGCGGAACAGGTGTCGCACCATCCGCCAA TTTCTGCCTTCTACGCGGAGCACTACAACAAGAAGATCACGTTCGCTGCTCATGTTTGGACCAAATCCAAGTTCTTGGGCCTCTCGATTGGCGTGCACAACATCGGCGAGGGCGTGGTCACTCTGGTGGATCGCAGCGAGGAATACATAGTGACCTTTCCCAATGGTTATGGCAG GTCCATTTTAACGGTGCCTTGGATTGAGCTGGGCGGCTCGGTGGAGATCAAGTGCCCGCAGACGGGCTACTATGCCAACGTGGAGTTCCTCACGAAGCCCTTCTACGGTGGCAAGCGCAACAAGGTCTCGGCCGAG GTCTATGCGCCCAGCGAGAAGAAGCCCTTCGTCTCGATTGCCGGCGAGTGGAGCGGCCTGATGGAGGCCAAGTGGCACGACAAGAAT AAAACCGAAGTATTCGTCGACGTAAATCGCATACCCATATTTAAGAAACAAGTTCGACCAATCGTTGAGCAGGATGAGTACGAATCGCGACGAGTCTGGAAGGAAGTGACAGCGGGACTCAA GTTCAACGACATCGAGCGAGCCACCAATGCCAAATTTGTGGTGGAGCAGCACCAGCGCGACCAGGCAAAGGTGCGCAAGGAGTACGACCTGGCCTGGGAGCACAAG CACTTCAAGCCTGTGGGCGACAACTGGATCTACGCCAAGCCGCTGAGCCAGCGCATGTATCTGCAGGAGAAGGAGGCCAAGAGATAA
- the Sec24AB gene encoding protein transport protein Sec24A, which yields MSAYNPNFVPPAHAPVPLNGNNLVNGLPGAGQQQHPQPPPSAAQQYLAQKQPQQFQQAPPAAGAYPGAAANKFLPPTSAVVGGPPPLQLPPSTVPPSTLPPHLRPPPTTNANVNGPITNGSNGASSANSSRTASPRPMGAQPQQQPYGQGPVAAALGNPPRASPLPTSQQQQPAVANLTNSMQNLNLIPNRTNGATGSGSALPPQQQYPQQKDYRSLGVAMAQARPPQFIDDKGTTSGIAPNVMPSPFSGQKPPNLGPLPSKMFGTAATPDRPAPPLAGQRVAYGVPPPPSTEQQNQQNNNPQKAAPPPGTAWPAGIQSPQSPPTQQVQQPSPYAQAYPPPLQQQPLPPAVQPPPPGMFGTQPTGAPLQYQAQAPPQAYGQQQLPVQPQLAGPAAFGSPAPLNVAQQGFSRLWGQDTIDLMQNRHILSPATLPPPKVVLHNQFHESINCSPSIMRCTLTKIPESNSLLQKSRLPLGIVIHPFRDVNSLPVIQCINIVRCRLCRTYINPFVYFVDSKMWKCNLCYRVNELPDDFQFDPATKTYGDVTRRPEVRSSTIEFIAPSEYMLRPPQPAMYLFLFDVSIIAQQSGYLEAACAVLNRHLDEMPGDARTQVGFICFDSFVHFYSMAEGLNQPHEMTLLDIEDPFLPRPDSLLVNLKECKELVRDLLKQLPKRFAHTHDPGSALGAALQVAFKLMQASGGRITVFQSCLPNKGPGALEPREDPNNRSAKDVAHLNPATDFYKRFALECSGYQVACDLFLMNQQYSDMATISGISKHSGGCVHHFPLYQKTKPHMVDSFRTCFKRYLTRKIGFEAVMRIRCTRGLQVHTFHGNFFVRSTDLLSLPNVNPDAGYGMQISYDESLTDVKTICFQAALLYTNSEGERRIRVHTVCLPVTASLPEVMHSADTEAIVGLLSKMAVDRSVASNLSDARDAFINATIDVFNSFKIAQNLPSGQSGQLIAPRSLALLPLYILGLLKHPAFRVGTSTRLDDRVFAMDCMKTLPLDQLMKYVYPELYKIDALIYHARNSNSSTTQDDDEEEDEPLPELPRLQLSAEHLDSRSIFLMDCGTLIMLYVGLNVPSDVLETVLGISSTAELGDYVYGLPNVVSNENDVLKRFILRLNYDKPYSALVQIIRDTSTAKGQFIERLSDDRNDSSLSYYEFLQHIRAQVK from the exons ATGTCGGCATACAACCCAAACTTTGTGCCTCCCGCCCATGCGCCGGTCCCTTTGAACGGCAACAATCTGGTGAACGGTCTGCCAGGAGCAGGCCAACAGCAGCACCCGCAGCCACCTCCATCAGCAGCGCAACAGTATCTAGCGCAAAAGCAACCACAGCAGTTCCAGCAGGCGCCACCGGCAGCAGGAGCTTatccaggagcagcagccaacaAGTTCTTGCCACCCACGTCCGCTGTTGTTGGTGGTCCTCCTCCTTTGCAATTGCCACCCAGTACGGTGCCACCAAGCACGTTGCCGCCTCATCTGCGTCCGCCTCCGACCACCAATGCCAATGTCAACGGACCCATCACCAATGGCAGCAATGGAGCGTCTAGCGCCAACTCCTCGCGAACAGCGTCACCACGGCCAATGGGAGcacagccacaacaacaaccatatGGCCAAGGACCTGTAGCTGCAGCGTTAGGCAACCCACCGCGCGCATCTCCCCTACCAaccagccaacaacaacaaccagctGTGGCCAATCTGACGAACAGCATGCAGAATCTAAACTTGATCCCGAATCGGACTAATGGAGCTACTGGCAGTGGGTCGGCGTTGCCTCCCCAGCAACAGTATCCGCAGCAAAAGGATTACAGGAGCTTGGGCGTAGCTATGGCCCAGGCGCGTCCACCTCAGTTCATCGATGATAAGGGAACGACCAGTGGAATAGCCCCAAACGTGATGCCATCGCCGTTTAGTGGACAGAAGCCGCCCAACTTGGGACCACTCCCGTCAAAGATGTTCGGAACTGCAGCGACACCCGACAGGCCTGCGCCACCGTTAGCTGGCCAGAGGGTTGCCTATGGAGTGCCGCCTCCGCCTAGCACTGAGCAGCAGAACCAGCAGAACAACAATCCGCAGAAAGCGGCGCCCCCTCCGGGAACTGCTTGGCCAGCAGGAATTCAATCCCCTCAGTCTCCTCCAACGCAGCAGGTCCAGCAGCCGAGCCCCTACGCTCAGGCTTATCCTCCCcctctgcagcagcagccactgccTCCTGCAGTGCAGCCTCCGCCGCCGGGAATGTTCGGAACGCAGCCCACAGGAGCACCACTGCAGTATCAGGCCCAGGCGCCACCCCAAGCCTAtggacaacaacaactaccaGTACAGCCACAGCTCGCAGGACCAGCAGCGTTTGGCTCTCCCGCTCCGCTGAACGTGGCCCAGCAGGGATTCAGCCGTCTGTGGGGACAGGACACCATCGACCTGATGCAAAACCGGCATATCCTGTCACCGGCAACGCTTCCGCCGCCAAAGGTTGTGCTGCACAACCAGTTCCACGAGTCCATAAACTGCAGCCCGAGCATAATGCGCTGCACGCTCACCAAGATCCCCGAGAGCAACTCACTGCTGCAGAAGTCGCGCCTGCCACTTGGCATTGTGATTCATCCCTTCCGCGATGTGAAT AGCCTGCCCGTGATTCAGTGCATCAACATTGTGCGTTGCCGCCTGTGCCGCACCTACATCAATccctttgtttattttgtggaCAGCAAAATGTGGAAGTGCAATCTGTGCTATCGCGTCAACGAAC TGCCGGATGATTTCCAATTCGATCCGGCCACGAAAACGTACGGAGACGTGACCCGTCGGCCCGAGGTGCGCTCCAGCACCATTGAGTTCATCGCCCCCTCGGAGTACATGCTGCGTCCGCCGCAGCCAGCCATGTACCTGTTCCTCTTCGATGTCTCGATCATTGCGCAGCAGAGCGGCTATCTGGAGGCCGCCTGCGCGGTACTCAACCGGCACCTGGACGAGATGCCGGGCGATGCCCGCACCCAGGTGGGCTTCATCTGCTTCGACAGCTTCGTGCACTTCTACAGCATGGCAGAGGGTCTCAACCAGCCGCATGAGATGACTTTGCTGGACATCGAGGACCCCTTCCTGCCGCGTCCGGACAGTCTGCTGGTGAATCTGAAGGAATGCAAGGAGCTGGTGCGAGACCTACTCAAGCAGCTGCCCAAGCGATTTGCCCACACCCACGATCCGGGCTCCGCCTTGGGAGCTGCTCTGCAGGTAGCCTTCAAGCTAATG CAAGCTTCTGGCGGCCGCATCACCGTCTTTCAATCGTGCCTTCCCAACAAGGGACCTGGAGCCCTGGAGCCACGCGAGGATCCCAACAACCGCTCGGCCAAGGACGTGGCCCACCTGAATCCGGCCACCGATTTCTACAAGCGCTTTGCTCTGGAGTGCTCTGGCTACCAGGTAGCCTGCGACCTCTTCCTGATGAACCAGCAGTACAGCGACATGGCCACCATCT CTGGCATCAGTAAGCACAGCGGCGGCTGCGTGCACCACTTCCCGCTGTACCAGAAGACCAAGCCGCACATGGTGGACTCGTTCCGGACGTGCTTCAAGCGCTACCTGACCCGCAAGATCGGCTTTGAGGCGGTGATGCGGATCCGATGCACGCGCGGATTGCAGGTGCACACATTCCACGGCAACTTCTTTGTGCGCTCCACGGATCTGCTGTCTCTGCCGAACGTGAATCCAGATGCCGGCTACGGCATGCAGATCTCCTACGACGAGAGCCTCACGGACGTGAAGACGATCTGCTTCCAAGCGGCGCTCCTGTACACCAACAGCGAGGGAGAGCGCAGGATAAGGGTGCACACGGTGTGCCTGCCGGTGACTGCTTCTCTGCCAGAGGTTATGCACTCGGCGGATACGGAGGCCATTGTGGGGCTACTATCCAAAATGGCAGTGGATCGTTCGGTGGCCTCCAACTTGTCGGACGCCCGAGACGCCTTCATCAACGCCACGATTGACGTGTTCAACTCGTTCAAGATTGCACAAAATCTGCCCTCCGGCCAATCTGGTCAGCTTATAGCGCCGCGCAGCCTGGCCTTGCTGCCCCTCTATATCCTCGGGCTGCTCAAGCAT CCCGCATTCCGCGTGGGCACCAGTACGCGGCTGGATGATCGGGTCTTCGCCATGGACTGCATGAAGACGCTGCCGCTGGACCAGCTGATGAAGTACGTCTACCCGGAGCTGTACAAGATCGATGCTTTGATCTACCACGCCCGCAATTCGAACAGTAGTACGACGcaagacgacgacgaggaggaggacgagccGCTACCGGAGCTGCCGCGCCTGCAGCTATCAGCGGAGCA CCTGGACTCCCGATCGATATTTCTGATGGACTGCGGCACGCTGATAATGCTCTACGTCGGACTTAATGTGCCGTCAGATGTCTTGGAGACGGTGCTGG GCATCAGCTCCACCGCAGAGCTGGGCGACTATGTATACGGATTGCCAAATGTGGTGAGCAACGAGAACGACGTGCTGAAGCGCTTTATTTTGCGACTCAACTACGACAAGCCCTACTCGGCCCTGGTGCAGATAATAAG GGACACGAGCACGGCCAAGGGCCAGTTCATCGAGAGATTATCCGACGATCGCAATGATTCTAGTTTGTCATACTATGAATTTTTGCAACACATTCGGGCTCAGGTTAAATAG
- the LOC108078229 gene encoding uncharacterized zinc finger protein CG12744 yields the protein MPPEMDSGMCEFSWISLSCLLCEQTFGSAEKLQDHLIVHFPQPVDRSHICDICGRGMRSPLELHQHYNRYHEAHVTNTDEGQFQCQLCDKVFLLQDYLNVHVKIEHSSEGYRPAEMYSACAKPYQSHEDLTNDDEDNSVLCPPPKRKYPPRSPFFNPDLGLDGVGTFW from the exons ATG CCACCAGAAATGGACTCAGGGATGTGCGAGTTCTCCTGGATCAGCCTGTCGTGCCTGTTGTGCGAGCAGACTTTCGGCTCTGCCGAGAAACTGCAGGACCACCTGATCGTCCACTTTCCGCAGCCGGTAGACAGGAGCCACATCTGTGACATCTGCGGACGTGGGATGCGATCGCCGCTGGAGCTGCACCAGCACTACAATCGGTACCATGAGGCTCATGTAACTAACACCGACGAGGGCCAGTTCCAGTGCCAGTTGTGCGATAAGGTTTTCCTCCTGCAGGACTATCTGAATGTGCATGTAAAGATCGAGCACTCGAGCGAGGGTTACCGTCCAGCGGAGATGTACTCGGCGTGCGCGAAGCCCTACCAAAGCCATGAAGACTTGACCAACGACGATGAGGATAATTCAGTCTTATGTCCACCCCCAAAGCGGAAGTATCCACCACGCTCGCCCTTCTTTAATCC AGATCTTGGCCTGGACGGAGTCGGCACCTTCTGGTGA
- the Lime gene encoding bromodomain-containing protein 4 — translation MDSMSAAAHPSDRDSDSDSDLEIIESKSMDNHSVASILAPRRMYTQVPSALATPPQSPSDDGWPPNQAAEMPLVTDLLTRNGQLNVPPGFVLCIPCYLCKQPFNDIETFKEHLTQHAAEIHAWHTAQEQASQNPAMPPMQPPTQPMYQPFLPWPMEFPQQQPPPMVSIPGPGPIQPPMSIPNQMIMDQPPIQFPIQLHQEMPEFPGHCPVHQPQPMEYPIHQRLLRSVPLTPQSPMEMMEQQFSYQKMPIPPQYQPPMELRHEPHFMMQQPAPPPVELQRIVLQKPTEAMDRHRPTVQPPQPMKLRHEPHFMVQQPAPPPVELQRIVLRKPTEAMDRHRPTEQPPQPMELRHEPHFMMQQPAPPPVELQRIVLQKPTEAMDRHMPKEQPHQPSEEHLEDQFSIEKHLHIPPSMELQRIVLQKPIEALDRHMPKEQPPQLPDEHLKNQFSIEKRLHISPSMELQCTVLPIEAQDRHMPKEQQPQLSEEHPKDQPQQPVPSPIEVNESNFPEAQSRAQSPEEHQLANQQLKPTSPELLQKSSKTPYERHSGRFQCEWCGKRLSSRQSVRYHQSRFHFMEDPPIYEVSKNVQKHFKCTTCKKRYKRRTFLLMHMKIKHGICGSEATETTIPPATVESPVEESPVEESLPSPERPSSPSSSEGTRREVWSTKVFNAVAAANYNPATEPAAKYVNPPRQQSELLESTFAAKPKRVYPMRSPFFNPDLWLDCDAYF, via the exons ATGGACAGCATG AGCGCAGCAGCACATCCGTCGGATAGGGACAGTGACAGTGACAGTGACTTGGAGATAATCGAATCAAAGTCTATGGATAACCATTCAGTGGCATCTATCCTGGCTCCGCGCAGGATGTACACCCAGGTCCCGTCGGCGCTGGCCACACCTCCGCAGTCGCCCTCGGACGATGGCTGGCCCCCGAATCAGGCTGCGGAGATGCCTCTGGTCACGGATCTTCTGACCCGCAACGGGCAGCTTAATGTTCCGCCGGGATTCGTGCTGTGTATACCGTGCTATCTGTGCAAGCAGCCCTTCAACGACATCGAAACCTTCAAGGAGCACCTCACGCAGCACGCGGCTGAGATCCACGCTTGGCACACGGCGCAGGAGCAGGCATCGCAGAATCCGGCAATGCCGCCGATGCAGCCGCCTACTCAGCCGATGTATCAGCCGTTTCTTCCATGGCCCATGGAGTTcccccagcagcagcctccTCCAATGGTCTCAATACCAGGTCCCGGTCCCATTCAACCACCTATGTCAATTCCCAACCAAATGATAATGGATCAGCCACCAATACAGTTTCCCATACAACTGCATCAAGAAATGCCGGAGTTTCCAGGGCATTGTCCCGTCCATCAGCCACAGCCAATGGAGTATCCCATTCATCAACGCCTGCTCAGGTCAGTTCCTCTGACACCCCAATCGCCGATGGAAATGATGGAACAGCAGTTCAGCTACCAGAAGATGCCGATTCCTCCGCAATATCAGCCACCCATGGAGCTTCGCCATGAGCCTCATTTCATGATGCAGCAGCCGGCACCACCTCCAGTTGAGCTTCAACGAATAGTTCTTCAGAAGCCGACAGAAGCTATGGATAGACATAGGCCAACGGTGCAGCCACCTCAACCCATGAAGCTTCGCCATGAGCCTCATTTCATGGTGCAGCAGCCGGCACCACCTCCAGTTGAGCTTCAACGAATAGTTCTTCGGAAGCCGACAGAAGCTATGGATAGACATAGGCCAACGGAGCAGCCACCTCAACCCATGGAGCTTCGCCATGAGCCTCATTTCATGATGCAGCAGCCGGCACCACCTCCAGTTGAGCTTCAACGAATAGTTCTTCAGAAGCCGACAGAAGCTATGGATAGACATATGCCAAAGGAGCAGCCACATCAACCTTCAGAGGAGCATCTGGAGGATCAGTTCTCCATCGAAAAGCATCTGCACATTCCCCCCTCCATGGAACTGCAACGCATAGTCCTGCAGAAGCCGATAGAAGCCCTGGATCGGCATATGCCAAAGGAGCAGCCACCTCAACTTCCAGATGAGCATCTGAAGAATCAGTTCTCCATTGAAAAGCGACTGCACATTTCCCCCTCAATGGAGCTGCAATGCACAGTCCTGCCGATAGAAGCCCAGGATCGACATATGCCAAAGGAGCAGCAACCTCAACTTTCAGAAGAGCATCCAAAGGATCAGCCCCAACAGCCGGTTCCATCGCCGATTGAGGTCAACGAAAGCAACTTCCCAGAGGCACAATCTCGAGCTCAATCCCCAGAGGAGCATCAGTTAGCCAACCAACAGCTAAAGCCGACTTCACCGGAGCTTCTACAGAAGTCAAGCAAAACCCCGTACGAACGACATAGTGGTCGTTTCCAATGCGAGTGGTGCGGCAAGAGGCTGAGTTCCCGCCAGTCGGTGAGGTATCATCAGAGTCGATTCCACTTCATGGAGGATCCACCCATCTACGAGGTCAGCAAAAACGTGCAAAAGCACTTCAAGTGCACCACCTGCAAAAAGCGGTACAAGCGTCGCACCTTCTTGCTGATGCACATGAAGATCAAGCACGGAATATGTGGAAGCGAAGCTACTGAGACTACCATACCGCCGGCCACAGTTGAATCACCAGTCGAGGAGTCACCAGTCGAGGAGTCTCTACCCTCGCCGGAACGACCCTCGTCGCCATCTTCGTCCGAGGGGACGCGACGGGAAGTGTGGAGCACCAAAGTCTTCAATGCTGTCGCCGCCGCTAACTACAATCCGGCCACAGAGCCGGCGGCAAAGTATGTGAATCCGCCACGTCAGCAGTCCGAGCTGCTGGAGTCTACTTTCGCGGCAAAGCCAAAGAGAGTGTACCCAATGCGCTCGCCATTCTTCAACCC CGATCTCTGGCTGGACTGTGATGCCTATTTCTAG